The stretch of DNA ATGACGGTTGAGGAAAGTAGTGAGGGTCTCCCAAATCCTTAAGTGAGAAAGATTTGTTGAGTAGAAACGAGGTTACTAATGTAGGTAGAAGAGGAGCCAGTGACTATAATGTCATTAACATACACAAGAATGTAAGGATGTGTGAGGGGTTGCTTTCTTAAAAATAAGGTGTCACACCTAGTGTTAGTGAAACCGAAGCTACGAAGGGAGGCTTTGAGTGTCTCAAACCAGGCACTAGGGGGCTTGTTTGAGCCCATAAAGTGACTTGTTGAGTTTATAAACAATGCAGATCCGTCTGAGAAGCCTTCGGGGTTCGGGCTTATTCATGTAGACGACTTCTGTTAATATCCCATTGAGAAACGCATTATTAAAATTCAGTTCCCCAGTGGCTAGCAATGAGTTAAAGCTAAGGTCAGAATCACTCAAATGGTGGCTGGCTTCACCATTGGTGAAGATGTCTCTGAATAATCCACaccaatcttttgtatgaaccTTTTGGTCAATAAGTCAAGCTTTGAATTTATTAATGCTGTCATCTGGGCAGCTCACTTTATTACTTGCATCCCCCATCACAAGGTTTGGGtgccaaaaaatttttatcttaattttggaCTCAAATATCTTCTCTCGGAACACTGACAGATACAGCATGAAGTGTTCTTATTGTTTTACAAGTTCAACAGTATTCTGTGAATGATAtgcaattgtttttttttttaatttgaaagaaaaaagaaactgaCCAAGCTTTTGGATATTCTATTTTCACTTAAAAAACTGAAACTGATTTCTGTGAACTGCATTATGTTGAAAAATTAAGATGTTTCTTTCGTAATTTTGGACAGGACGCACTTTCTAAATCGAGTTTTGAGAGCTACAGTTCCAGGGCACGTGATTCACTAGCAGCGTGGGCACCTGATTGCATTGGATTTAATCTTATTGAGGCCGTTCTGTGCCATATTTGTCGTAAGGAGCGACCGGGTGCTGTTTTAGTGTTTATGACTGGATGGGAGGATATAAGCTGTTTAAGAGATCAGCTTAAAGCACATCCTCTCTTAGGAGATCCGAATAGGATTCTGCTTCTAACATGTCATGGTTCAATGGCAACTTCTGAACAGGTTAGATATTTCCTTGCTCATACTTTTGGATGTCATTCCAATATCTTGTACTGCCTTACTCTTACtttattctttctctttcttctgatttgtttTACTAATGAAACTGTCCTATCTGATTCTAATAACTAATGGAGTTAAGTCATTTCTCATTTTCTTAGATTATCTTATGTTTCACCATTAAAACttgaattatataaaataataatggatTGTTCTGTTTCATTGAAGTTCTTTTTGGCTAAATGATGATATATAATCTGTTGTGTATTTTGAGAGACATATGTAACCTTTCTTTTTTTGAAGgttataattgataattgatgattaatttttaatttggaacTAGATAAGTGATTCGTTCTTTTGTCTTCTATTTATGTAGAAAATCATATTTGAGAGACCACCTCCTAATGTAAGGAAAGTAATACTTGCCACAAATATGGCTGAAGCAAGTATTACAATCAATGACGTAGTATTTGTAATTGACTGTGGAAAAGCAAAAGAGACCACTTATGATGCTTTGAATAACACACCATGTCTACTACCTTCTTGGATTTCACAAGCATCTGCTCGTCAGGCAAGTATGCATTCTCCTAAGTTATGTTCgttgcattttcttttattctaatTGTTACATGATTATTGACGATGCACTCCTAATGAATATCTCTGTATTGCCTATTacgtattttaatatttttcttttcttttttcctgaTAAATATAGCTAGGTTATTGGACTGAAAAATAGTGTAGCCTTTTGTtgcttctttattttataaaaatgtttgCAGTCTCACCCTTGGTGGCGGCTACTGTGGCTTCCTGACCTAGAAAAATCTGATTACAAGTCCTAGGTCACTCTCAAGAACTCATGTTCCAAGTCTGTCTACCCTTGTCTTCCATTGCCATTTACATTATAGGAACTGTGGTTAAAGTCTATCCACACTATCACTTCACCTCCATTGGAATTGTAGTGGTGGCGGTTTATCTGTGGAGGCTACCAACTGGCCATGTGGTGTGCACAGGTTGGTGCAGGTGAGTGTGGTGGTTGGAATGGAGGAGTAGGAGTAAGAGGGAGATGTTACTAGGAATGGTGAAGGAATGGAAAATACGGTTGAATTAGACAGAGTGAGATGTGCATGTAGTTTGATCTTGGGTTATTCGAATACCAATGCACCGTCAACTATCACCTGCCTACAAGGAGATAGTTCAAACAGGCTGTGCTTTAGGGTTTCCAGTTCAGTGTGTGATGAGAAGACTTAGCTGTTTGAGCTGGAAGCTTGTTTGCAGGGGTTTGTGGAAGTTGAAGATGTCTCCAATGCTCCTTGAGGTCTACTACCTGATAGACATTATCATGCCATCACACTCTTGGGAGCTGCAATCCCAAATATTTGATCCTACTGGTGGTGCATTTTACAGAAAGATGGAAAAGATTGTTGGTGATATGTAGAATTTAGTATTATGTTGCCTAGGAAAGGTCACTACTAAAGCCTTGTAATTTTAGTAAATAGCAAAGATGAAGGGTGGAGATGGTGTGGTTTACAGGGCTTTGAGCAAGGCACCTCAGCAAAGAAATTTTCCCAATCAGACTATAGATTTACTTGATTAGTTGAGAGGGACTAGTTGGTGAATGTCACCACAGGCTTCctttctaataaaatttatttttctataaataaatagaaaatgtaAGCTGTTCTTGCTTATTGCTGTTCTGTATTTTCTCAATTGAAGGGAGTGACATTAGCTTGCACATCACACTGTATCTTCTCAATTGGTGTTCAACTTTATTCTTCCATTTGATCCAGAAAATTTCATGCAGTTATTGTAATTTTTCTCCCAGATTTCCAGAAAATTCCCCAACAATATAGATGAATTCTATGGGGGCCAAGAAATTTGGCAACACTTAACAATGTAGGTAAATTTAAAGTCATatattcaaataatataaagTGTGACTTAAGTTTAGCTACACTTTTTAAGTTTTGCCAAAGTTTCATAGCCACCATAGAAtgtaactatatatatatatatatatattaaaaataaaaaatattagaaaaacaaTCTAAATCTGAtgggaaaataaatataagGACTTAAATAAAAGTTAATACCAAGGGCTTGCAAAATAAAACCCTAGGATCATGTATCTGAAATACATCCCTTAGGATCAATATCCATTTGGATAGACCCAGATTGCAATTTTTCTGTCGAgcctttttttgttgttttgtaaaacacaacagTAAGATCTTTATCATCAACATAGACATCCCTTTTAGCCATGTTTTCACATGAATTTCAGATTGATTGGAACAAACACAAGTGAAAATCCAATTGAAATAGACACTAAATCTCCATATAGGAGCACCAATAAACTCATAACAAGCACACAAATCCACAAGACACGATCTTATTTGATGGCATGAGTAAAAACACCACAAAACTCATAATAAGTACTAAATCCCTAAAATTCGAAATGTTAAGAGAGCAAGAAACGGCTTCACCCATTCACAATTGAATGTTACAAGTAATTGTAAatgttgagtcattttgtgcTGTGTGTTCATATGGTATACTTGCGTATGCTATACGCCGACACTTGCAACTAACATTCTTATTTGGCTTCATTGATTGCAGAGAAGGGGTAGGGCTGGTCGTGTGCAGCCAGGAGAGTGCTATCACCTTTACCCTAAATGTGTTTATGAAGCTTTTTCTGAATATCAACTTCCTGAGCTGCTCAGAACACCCTTAAATTCGCTTTGTTTACAAATAAAAAGTTTGCAGGTTGAGAGCATAGGGGAGTTCTTGTCGGCAGCTTTGCAGGCACCAGAGCCACGGGCTGTAAGTGCTATTGTTATTGTCCCTTGTTTATCTCTATTGCCTTTCTTCTGTATGTTAATATTAGATAGTTGTTATATCTGAAGGAAAATGTTATGCAAGAAATTGATGCATCATTGGTTTAAAACAATCATTTCTTTGGATGAAattgtgaaaaatatttaattgagGAACTATTTGCTGCTAGATCCTTCAATGAATATTGATATTCAAAGAATAATAATGTGTAGTATATTGTATTAACTTAATCAATCAATCAAGGGGTTGGTAAATTGGAAATAATTCTGGCAAGAGTTccactcatttttttttctgcaCAATCCATTTGGAATTCAAAGCTTTTCCTACTGTAAAATCTTTTGTTTGGACAGTTGTACTTTACAGGAATGATACTAGACGACATGCTATAACAGTACAGGTCTCCTACTATTTTGTCTCCTGATATGTGTATTATGTGTTCTATTATGAAACTAGTGTCACTGTTTAGTTTCACTGTTTATTTCTATCCAGATTTGGGATTGTTAGGCTGTTTCTAAACTttccaacaaaaatttaatgaaataggTCCAAAATGCTATTGATTTTCTCAAGATGATTGGAGCATTAGACGAAAAAGAAAGTCTTACCCACCTCGGTTAGTCTGTTAATTCTGTTCATTTGTGTTGActgttatgtgtctgtggctgTTTTTATTGATTATAATTATTTCCTTTGTCTCTTTTATTCATCAGGGAAGTTTCTCTCTATGCTTCCAGTAGACCCCAAGCTAGGGAAAATGTTAATAATGGGAGCTATATTTCGTTGCTTTGATCCTGTTCTTACGATAGTTGCTGGCCTTAGTGTCAGGGACCCATTCCTTTTGCCCCAAGACAAGAGAGATGTAAGGCAGCTTACTAACTTTTGGTGCATTGTAAAATCTTAATCATTCGTATATATTGATTGGGCTGCATAGCAAGGCAATGATACCAACTCTTGTTTCAATCACTTTATGATCTAATTTTTTGGTAAAACTTGTGAGAATTTTATATGGAAATAATTTGAATGTGGTTTTATAAGTCCTTTTTGCTAATCACATTTTTAGCATGATGTTGATAGCATGATCCTCTAATCACTTGCAAGCATAGCGACCTGCCTAGCATAATATGCTGGTAGTTAACATCAAATGCATTACTGACCTTATAAACCAAATGTGGGCTTGAGGAATTATTaacttttcttctcttcattgACTGAGTTTGCATTTTACATTTTGGTCACACAAGAACTCTTCTCCTGCATAAAATTCCCCCTTTCTTGGTATGTGATATTTGACGGTTGTTTCCTGTAATAGTCATTATATAATATGGTGGTGGATAATTGAGGCATTATCTATTATTTGATCCTTTCTCACTTTTTATTAGATATGCCAATTACCTTTTAGAGTTTGGCATATTATTGCTTGTTTCAAGCACTGATGCAATATAAGTTTTAACTATTACTGAAACTAATTATGACTATCGTGTTTGTGTTCAGTTAGCCGGAACAGCGAAGTCTAGGTTTTCTGCTAAGGATTATAGCGATCATATGGCTCTTGTTCGAGCATATGAAGGATGGAAAGATGCAGAAAGAGAAGGGTCTGCTTATGAATACTGCTGGAGAAATTTCCTCTCTGCCCAAACCCTTCAGGCTATCCATTCACTTAGGAAGCAGTTTAACTTCATTTTGAAAGAAGCTGGCTTGGTAGACACAGATGCTAGCCTCAACAACAAATTGAGTCACAATCAAGCTCTTGTGCGTGCAGTCATTTGTTCTGGACTCTTTCCTGGGATAGCATCAGTAGTGGTGAGCGATTTTCTCTTGTAAAACTATTCTTTAATACCTATTCTTGGCTTAGAAGTTAAAATTTCAttgttttagttatttattttttaattcttcctCTTACAGCATAGGGAGACATCCATGTCATTTAAAACAATGGACGATGGCCAGGTTTTATTATACGCAGTAAGTGCCAAAGCAATACTTAGATGCCTGTATTCTTGTCGCTTTCAATGAATGTTCATTGGTTATCTTGTCCAACAAAAAATCTGCCCCATATTTTTTGGAATATCCTTTCGCAGTCTAGGTTATTATTGAATTGTTGCTGCCCTTATTTGCAAAGCATCTCTGTCTGTGTGAAATGTGGCATACATTAATTTGTTGTCTACATAGATATTGTGGGTGCTTTTTATTATTCTACTTTCACAAGTATTTAGGCGTGAAATTAACTATCATAGAGAATATTCTTTGCTTTATATTTCCTCAGGATCACAACCAAACCTTCGGGAGTCTTCGCTTGAAAACATTTGTTGCACTGGTTGATTTGTTTTTGGGTCTGTGTTTAACAATTGTTGTTGATATTAAATGAAAAAGTTCAAGTTAAGCCTCTCTCGCTATCTTTTGTGGAAAACCTTCGGACTTGTGTTGCTCTACATTTGAGTATTATTACTTTATGGAATTATGGACACCAGATTCTTGTGGTATCAAGCTTTTAAGTGGCACCTTTTCTTATTAGTTGTTTTATACTGTATAATTATGACTAAAAGATTAATGTGTGCGTGTGTGTGCGCGGGCGCTCTCTGTGTGTAATCTAATCATGTTTGTTGTATAACGATTAGAATGAGTTAACTAAAATTAGAGATTTCAGTTCCATTTTCATTGAAATTACCTTGTACAGTGTAATTTTACTTTATAGATTAGTGCTGAGTGTGTAATGCTTTCATCTGTCTTTTTTGCATAGTTAAGCCAATCTTTTCTCTCTGAGACCAAACATTTCCTAGTATTTTCACCATCTTGGAGCCTTGGAAACTATTAACCTACTGTTGCTTTTACTTGAATATATCCTTGTCTCGGGATATTAGGATTGGAAAGTCATCCCTTTATCAGAGTCTCATTTGTTCTGCTCATGACTCTCTTTAGGGAGTTTATTTTAGATACAAAAAAAGACATTGAGCTGCCCAGGTTTAttcttgtgttttttttatcttccttgatacaatgtttcaaattttagatgGTATATTATCATTGCATAGTTAATTAGTTATACCCTCTTTCTTATGATAATATGCTTGTCTATCAAAAGAATTATGCCacttttctatttctcttcttttttttttttttttttttttttttttgctctttaactgtttctttgattttgagCAGAATTCAGTGAATGCACGTTACCAGACCATTCCTTACCCATGGCTGGTTTTTGGTGAAAAGGTGAAGGTCAATGCTGTCTTCATCCGCGACTCCACCGGTGTATCTGACTCAATACTCATCCTCTTTGGTGGCGCTCTAAGTAATGGGATACAGGTGACTTGTTCATTGATACATATGTATCTTTCTGCTGAACATGCGGCTCCATGAAATTTCAATACCTTGACATGCGTTTCCCTGATTTGATGGTTTTAGGCTGGGCATCTGAAAATGTTGGATGGGTATGTCGACTTCTTCATGGATCCTAATTTATCTGATTGCTATTTGAAGATGAAGGAAGAGCTTAATAAGCTTATCCAAAAGAAGGTTAGCATATATACATTTCCTTGTCTTTCAAAtccttatttaattttcaattcaaGAAAGTACTGCAGGATGTCTGTAAATTTCAAATTCGTCTAATAAAAGTTATTGTTAATAAAAGTTATTGTTAACGTAACATAAAATGCAATTTGTGATTGCTGGTGAAAGTTACATCAAGAGTAACAATTTTGTGCTGATGCAGCTCGATGATCCTAGCATTGACATTCACAAGGAAGGAAAGTATTTAATGCTTGCAGTTCAGGAACTGGTTACAGGGGATCAATGTGAAGGAAGATTTGTATTTGGCCGTGAAAGCAGGAAGCCCAAGCCCTCTAGCGACGAGAATAGATTTACAAAAGATGGGACGAACCCCAAGAGCTTGTTGCAAACACTGTTGATGCGAGCGGGTCACTCGCCACCCACATAcaaaacaaaacatttaaagaCAAATGAATTTAGAGCATTGGTGGAGTTTAAAGGCATGCAATTTGTTGGCAAACCAAAGAGAAACAAGCAGCTTGCAGAAAGAGATGCTGCTATA from Arachis duranensis cultivar V14167 chromosome 4, aradu.V14167.gnm2.J7QH, whole genome shotgun sequence encodes:
- the LOC107482330 gene encoding DExH-box ATP-dependent RNA helicase DExH3; the protein is MHSFLIARLRCLHLPKNHLSVPYTFKLRFQRFISTRLFSRYAFEQFSDDEYDCDFENHHASSTVVNVDEWKWKLSMLLRSEKDQEIVSRDRKDRRDYEQIANLAKRMGLYSELFGKVVVASKVPLPNYRPDLDDKRPQREVVVPLSLQRRVEGLLQEHLDRLHLNSEKAIGKGDYVTPPGQDNDIDLDENADSFVDGSVMEKVLQKRSLRMRNMQRAWQESPEGKRMLEFRKSLPAFKEKEGLLQAIARNQVIVISGETGCGKTTQIPQYVLESEIESGRGAFCSIICTQPRRISAMAVSERVSSERGEPLGETVGFKVRLEGMKGKNTHLLFCTSGILLRRLLSDRNLNGITHVFVDEIHERGMNEDFLLIVLKDLLPRRPDLRLVLMSATLNAELFSNYFGSAPTFHIPGFTYPVRAHFLEDVLEMTGYKLNSFNQIDDYGQEKMWKTQKQLAPRKRKNQITALVEDALSKSSFESYSSRARDSLAAWAPDCIGFNLIEAVLCHICRKERPGAVLVFMTGWEDISCLRDQLKAHPLLGDPNRILLLTCHGSMATSEQKIIFERPPPNVRKVILATNMAEASITINDVVFVIDCGKAKETTYDALNNTPCLLPSWISQASARQRRGRAGRVQPGECYHLYPKCVYEAFSEYQLPELLRTPLNSLCLQIKSLQVESIGEFLSAALQAPEPRAVQNAIDFLKMIGALDEKESLTHLGKFLSMLPVDPKLGKMLIMGAIFRCFDPVLTIVAGLSVRDPFLLPQDKRDLAGTAKSRFSAKDYSDHMALVRAYEGWKDAEREGSAYEYCWRNFLSAQTLQAIHSLRKQFNFILKEAGLVDTDASLNNKLSHNQALVRAVICSGLFPGIASVVHRETSMSFKTMDDGQVLLYANSVNARYQTIPYPWLVFGEKVKVNAVFIRDSTGVSDSILILFGGALSNGIQAGHLKMLDGYVDFFMDPNLSDCYLKMKEELNKLIQKKLDDPSIDIHKEGKYLMLAVQELVTGDQCEGRFVFGRESRKPKPSSDENRFTKDGTNPKSLLQTLLMRAGHSPPTYKTKHLKTNEFRALVEFKGMQFVGKPKRNKQLAERDAAIEALAWLTHTSDNYQRSG